One part of the Glycine max cultivar Williams 82 chromosome 14, Glycine_max_v4.0, whole genome shotgun sequence genome encodes these proteins:
- the LOC100789761 gene encoding DDB1- and CUL4-associated factor homolog 1, which produces MATNVDWDGSSLRALSKCIRSLQIELEDPIFQANPTVSNLIDQLHDLLQPLSSALIHQHPFRDPASSLPRHHEKKIDGAIPTLRQIEIEAIAAATPITYLPRDLLLLIHEHLLASGLLQTASMLLKEAQLKPLPTLVAPSSLVQQPYSQEAPPIQLQWPSAPVPGFLSKKLNLNAEDKDVESQYETPIILPMKHKLSDLKDIGVSSSSGKRLNVGDLGFHSPICPTPSVIRKSSLQTDATVLYTPSSNLRNQQGPCTADYVDESQRSMPNLGQITPSSLVINDHLPNYPERITLDSLVVQYLQHQHCQCPTPIITLPSLSLLHPHVCAEPKQSLDAPSNVTSRLGTREFKFMYHVHGNRRDRKFVYSQFRPSGTAADVYSLTGITFLGDSPFIAVGNNSGDIQFWDTTSLKHHDDTYHYEECHRDPLTLIQSFISADCQLLLSSSSEDVKLWNVSSFLNDNVWDEYENVIHFFHGCKAARFSHSGNVFAALSSESAPQEIKLYDIETCELESMLLYTSTNFASRGHLYSPIHFSHSDSMLLWNGVLWDRRVSGPVHHFDQLTDFGGGGFHPAGNEVIINSEVWDLRKFRLLRSVPSLDQTTITFNAHGDVIYAILRRNIEDVMSAFHTRRVKHPLFAAFRTVDAVNYSDIATTPVEHCVLDFTTEPTDSFVGLVTIAKHDWYIEYEDSDSDESLLPETWGCVKIYEIGHRSPTNDD; this is translated from the exons ATGGCGACGAACGTAGATTGGGATGGTTCATCCCTTAGGGCGCTGAGCAAGTGCATACGCTCCCTCCAAATTGAACTCGAAGACCCAATTTTCCAAGCCAACCCCACCGTCTCAAACCTAATCGACCAACTCCACGACCTTCTTCAACCTCTCTCTTCCGCCCTAATTCACCAACATCCTTTTCGTGATCCTGCTTCTTCTCTGCCTCGCCATCACGaaaagaag ATTGATGGAGCTATTCCTACCTTAAGGCAGATTGAAATAGAAGCTATAGCTGCTGCCACCCCTATAACGTACCTTCCAAG GGACCTTTTGCTCCTAATTCATGAACACCTACTGGCATCTGGATTGTTACAAACTGCTTCAATGTTGCTTAAAGAGGCTCAGTTGAAACCTTTGCCAACATTGGTTGCCCCATCTTCTCTTGTGCAACAACCCTACTCACAGGAAGCTCCTCCAATACAACTTCAGTGGCCTTCTGCTCCAGTTCCAGGATTTCTGTCTAAGAAATTAAATCTTAATGCAGAGGATAAGGATGTTGAATCTCAGTATGAGACTCCAATAATCTTGCCAATGAAACATAAGTTATCTGATTTAAAGGATATAGGAGTGTCGTCATCATCTGGAAAGCGATTGAATGTTGGGGATCTAGGATTTCATTCTCCTATTTGTCCAACTCCAAGTGTGATACGTAAAAGTAGCCTGCAGACTGATGCCACTGTGCTTTATACACCAAGTTCCAATCTGAGAAATCAACAAGGGCCCTGTACAGCTGATTATGTGGATGAGAGTCAAAGAAGTATGCCAAATCTAGGTCAGATTACACCATCCTCTCTGGTAATTAATGATCATCTGCCCAATTACCCAGAACGTATAACATTAGATTCTCTAGTGGTTCAGTATCTGCAGCATCAGCATTGCCAGTGCCCAACTCCTATTATCACTCTTCCATCACTTTCTCTTTTGCACCCTCATGTTTGTGCTGAACCCAAGCAAAGTCTTGATGCCCCTTCTAATGTGACATCTCGTCTTGGTACAcgtgaatttaaatttatgtatcatGTACATGGAAATCGCAGGGATCGTAAATTTGTTTATAGCCAATTCAGACCATCGGGCACTGCTGCTGATGTTTACTCGTTAACAGGCATTACGTTTCTTGGGGACTCTCCTTTTATTGCTGTTGGAAACAACAGTGGAGACATCCAATTTTGGGATACTACTTCATTGAAGCACCATGACGACACCTATCATTATGAAGAATGTCACAGAGATCCCTTGACACTTATTCAGTCTTTTATTTCTGCTGACTGCCAGCTGTTGCTTTCTTCAAGTTCCGAAGATGTAAAGTTGTGGAATGTTTCATCATTTTTAAATGACAATGTTTGGGACGAATACGAAAATGTAATCCATTTTTTTCATGGATGCAAGGCTGCCAGGTTTAGCCACTCAGGGAATGTTTTTGCAGCCTTGTCATCGGAATCTGCACCACAGGAAATCAAGTTATATGATATCGAAACATGTGAGCTAGAGTCTATGTTGTTATATACTTCTACAAATTTTGCCAGTAGGGGTCATCTTTATTCTCCAATCCATTTTAGCCATTCTGACTCAATGCTGCTTTGGAATGGTGTCTTGTGGGACCGTAGGGTTTCTGGGCCTGTTCATCATTTTGATCAGTTGACAGACTTTGGGGGTGGAGGCTTTCATCCTGCTGGCAATGAG GTTATTATAAACTCTGAAGTGTGGGATCTGCGCAAGTTCAGACTTCTTCGTAGTGTACCTTCATTagatcaaacaacaataacatttAATGCTCATGGAGATGTAATATATGCTATTCTAAGGAGAAATATTGAGGATGTAATGTCAGCATTTCACACACGCCGGGTCAAGCATCCGCTTTTTGCAGCTTTCCGCACTGTGGATGCAGTGAATTATTCTGATATTGCTACTACCCCAGTGGAACATTGTGTGCTTGATTTTACTACTGAGCCAACAGATTCATTTGTAGGGTTGGTTACTATAGCAAAACATGATTGGTATATTGAATATGAAGATTCAGATTCAGATGAAAGTCTTCTTCCAGAGACGTGGGGCTGTGTCAAAATCTATGAAATTGGTCATCGAAGTCCAACCAATGACGATTGA